The stretch of DNA GTTGGGTTATCTTTTAACTTTATAAGGATTTCTATTTTTGGATCTTTAAGACCGAAGAGAGATAGATCTGATGGATTTTCTTCTATTGTCCTCTCTTTCTCAGCATTCAGTAATGTTTCAATAATCGTATTGATTTCTTTTAAATCAGCCTTATATTGAACAGGGCTTTCTAATTCCCAGTCAGACCCTTTTTTTTTAAGAATAATCTTTTCTTTTGCTCTTTTTAAATTAATTTTTTCTATGTTTTCTGTAGAGAAGAGAAAAACCTTTCTCGCCTGTTCCTCTTTTATTTGTTTTTCTTTTTCTCCTTTGAATTCATAAAGATAAAAATAACTTCCTATTATTATTAATAAAAGGCCTAAGAGCAAAGTCTTTTTGAAACTCATTTCATTTCTTTCTCCTTTTTTGGAATACAACAGCTCCAATCAGAAGGACGGTCAAGGGGAGGAAAATTACCGAGGACCAAAATACTACTTTTCCTTGGAATCTGGTTAAAACAACGGGGCTTATATTCTTTCTTTTTTTTCTGATTGCTATCAGTTCTCCCTCTTCAGCCAACCAGCCTATTGTATTAAGAAAAAGATCTCCATTCCCTGAGAGCCTAAAATAAGTATTGTTTGCAAAATTTGAGTCTCCAAAAACAACCAGGCTTGCCTTTCGAGTTTTTTTATCATCTTCCCCTTTCGATTTGTTTTCAATCGTTACCACCGCAGCAACAGGTATAGGCCCCTTACGATCCTTTTTGTCATCAAAGGCAGGTTTTCCTTCTTCTATACTCTTTTTATCCGTTTCAGACCAGCTTCCATCACCTGTGGAGACCAGAATTTCTGCTGAGATCCCTTCTTTTATTTCTTTATCTACTTCTACAGAACGAGATACAGGGAAAAAGGATGCTATGTTAAAATCCTTGGTGATAGGATGATATCTATAGTTTGAAACAACAGGTGTCAGATAATCTGCCCCAAACAAACGACTCAGTACATCAACAATAATATCATCCCCTAATATAACACTGTATTTTTTTAAAAACTCTTTAATACGAGAAGAGGTATAAGGATCTATCATGAATAAAACCCTTCCCCCTTTTTCTATGTAAGTCTCAATCTTCTCTATCTCTGGCTCGAAAAAGTCTTTTTTAGGACCGCTTATAACCAAAAGAGAAGCATCATGAGGCATCTCTTCTCTTAGAAGGAATAACTCTTTGACATAGTAGTTTTCATCCTCTAAAGCCATTTTTGCAGCACTATAACCATCTTTGCCAAAATCTAATATTTCATTTTCTCCGTGCCCTTTGACAAAATGGATCGTCTTTTTTTTATCGCTTGTGGCCTTTAAAATAGCATTGGTAATCTTTTCCTCATCTCCCATATAGACCTTTTCTTGTCTCCCGTTGCTTTCCACGACTATCGTTCCGTAAGAATCAATCTTATATTTATTGGCTTTAACAGGATTTCGATCAGGGTCAATGAATTCAAACTTGAATCGTTTAGAATGATACACAAACTGATCTAAAAGGTCCCTGATTGAATCTTTATCTCTCTGTCCCTCTTTATAAAAAGCGGTTGCTTTAACATCTTTTTGAAGAGACGAGAGGACTTGGCGGGATTGTTGAGACAGTGAGTATCTACTATCTTCTGTTAAATCAATTCTTTTATGATGTCTTACCGAGATAGCCTCGATAAAGATAATGATACCCAAAAAGATAAGTATCATCAATAACATATTCACACCGTATCTGGTAGAACGCTTTGTGAGAAAATTTGTCAGTAGGCCCTTTTTGGGATTCATATTTTTTAACCCCTCCATTTTTTAGATTCAAGAGATCTCGAGGTGAGGAAGAGAGAGAAGATAGTGAAATTGATATAGAAAATAATATCCTTGGTATCGATTATTCCTTTAGAAAAATTCGTAAAATGGTTCATAATAGATAAATGCTCTAAAATTTTTCCAAATGAACTGCCAACAAAACTGGATGCCCAGCCGATTAGGAAAAGGAAAAAAAGAGTACCGAAAGTGATCGTTGCAGCTATGATTTGGTTCTCAGTCAAGGAGGAGGCCAAGATTCCTAATGAAATAAAGGCAGTCCCCATAAGAAAAAGACCAAGGTAAATAGAGAGGATTGGGCCAATTTCAGGTTTTGCAAAGAGGATTAATAAAAGAGGATAAAGAGCGGTTGATAATAGCATAAAGAAGAAGAGTAAGAGACAAGCAAAGAATTTTCCCAGAATCGCTTCTAAATCTTTAATAGGATAGGTTAATAGCAGTTCAATCGTGCCGCTCTTTTTCTCTTCGGAAAAGAGCTTCATAGTTAATAGGGGCATCATCAATAAGAGAATGATGCTCATATTTCCATATAAGGGTTTTATCACTCCTTCATTGATATTCAATTTTCCTAGTATTGCTGGATTACCCATAGACCGAAGACTTATCAGGCTAAAGAATGCAAAACCGCTATAGAAAAGATAACCTGATATCAAAAGGAATATTGTGATTACGATATATGCAATAGGAGAAGAAAAATAAGAAGCTACTTCCTTCTTAAAAATAGGATAGATGTTTCTCATTAATATTCTCCTTTTTCCTCGGTAACCAATTTAATGAATATATCTTCGAGACTCATGTCGATAGATTTCATTTCCAAAAGCCCAAAGTTATTCTGAACGATGATCTTAGAGAGGTCTTTTCTGATATCTAGGTTTTTATCCGATTCTATTAAGTAGCTACTAACATTTTCATGAGGATCTTCTTTTTTAGTGACGCTCAAAACCCCTTTAACATCTTTTAAACATTTGATGATATTATCAGGTTGACCTTCAATCGATAGCTCTAATTCCATGGATTTACGGAGTTTCTTATTTAAATTTTCTGGGGTGTCAATTGTTACGACCTTACCTTGATTAATAATGATTACTCTCTGGCAAGTCATGCTCACTTCTGGCAGGATATGAGTGCTTAAAATAATTGTCTTTTCACCTGCCATGTTTTTAATGAGGTTTCTGATCTCTATGATCTGTCTCGGGTCCAAACCAATGGTTGGTTCGTCTAAAATGAGTACTTCCGGATCATTTAATAGTGCCTGAGCCAAACCAACCCTTTGGCGATATCCCTTAGATAACTTTCCTATAATTACACGAGAGAATTCTCCAATACCACAATGGTCTATTACTCTTGAGATACTTTTTTTCCTGTTTCTGAGAGGAACACCTTTTACCTGAGCGACAAAGTTAAGATAACTCGATACAGACATATCAGTATACAATGGTACATTTTCTGGGAGATAACCAATCCTTTTTCGGACATTAATAGATTCTTTGAAAACGTCAAAACCAGCAACTTTAGCTGAACCGCTGGTAGCAGGGAAAAAACAGGTTAGTATCCTCATTGTCGTTGTTTTGCCGGCTGCGTTTGGGCCTAAAAGTCCAAGGATTTCCCCTTTTTCTACTTTAAAGGATATATCTTGTATGGCTGGTTTAGCCCCATAAAATTTGGTTAAATTTTCTACTTCTATCATTTTTTTTCTTCTTGATTTTTTGTTTTATCTTTGAAACTGATTTCAAGTTTACCATCTATCAATTCTTCCAAAGCCCTATCTTCAAGGGAGATATCATCATTTTTAATGATATTATTATCTTTTTTTAATTGATGAATCCTTTTTACCACAACATTAATAAAAAGAAATCTATTAGGAATCTTTTTTATTGCATCAGATAATCTATCTTTTCTCATCATATTAAACCTTCCTTTTATATCTTTTAATTTCTTCAGCCATTATTGGCTACTCTCTTTGACGTATCTCATTCTCAGATCGTAAAGGAGACTCTCTATAAGTGATTCTTCCTCTTTATTAAGATTTCCTTTGGTCTTTTCCTGTAGCATTCCAATAATATCTATGGTCTGTTTTGCCATGTTTAGATCCTTTTTCTTTTCCTTTGAAACCGGGTCAGGAATATCGCCAAAGTTCAAAAGAACAGAGGTGCTAAGTGACAAGATAAAGTTGGTAAAATTTACTTCAGGAAGGGGAGGCTTTTCTTTCTGTTCTTCCTCGAATGTTCCCTCTGATTTTTTCTGTTCTTTATCTATGGTTTCGTCTTTCTTTTTTCTCTCGTTTTCTGAGATTGATTCGAATCTCCGATCGGTTACTTTAAAACCTTTGTCACCATTTTTTTCTTGATTCATAATTTATCCCTCGAAATAAATTAGACAAAAAAAACTGCTAATTGTTCTTAAATCTGGAAAAAAATCCCTTTTCTTCTGTTTTTTTATTCCTTTCCAAACCGTCAAATTCTCTCAAAAGGTCTTCTTCTTTCCTGGAGAGATTTGTTGGGGTTTTGATAAGAAATTGTATTATCTGATCACCTTTTCCAAAACCTTTCAAATTCTGGATACCTCCTCTCTTTAATCTAATCGTTTCTCCGTGCTGGATTCCTTTAGGAATCTTGGCTTTTTTTGGACCATTAAGAGTGGGGACTTCGATTTCATCGCCTAGGGTTGCCTGAGGAAATGAGATGGTTGCCTGACACAAAATGTCATCTCCCTCCCTATGGAAGAATTCATGAGGCTCTACATTGATACGAATGTATAGATCTCCTCTCGGTCCTCCTTTCAAACCAGCTTCCCCTTCCCCTTCCAATCTGAGCCTCGCACCAGTATCTACACCTGCGGGAATCTTTACTGTTAAATTCTTTTTAACCTTTACAAGCCCTCTCCCTTTACATTGTGTACACGGATTCGGTATTGTTGTTCCTTCTCCTCTGCAATGTGGACATGTTCTGCTGATACTAAAGAAGCCTTGAGAGGTTGTTACATGTCCTCTTCCTCCACAGGTTGGACATCTTTTAGGGGATGTTCCCTTTTTAGCGCCGGAGCCATTACATGTCTTACATTCATCATACTTCTCAAAGGCGATCTCGGTTTCCTTTCCAAAAGCAGCTTCTTCAAGAGATATGTTTAGATCATACCTCAGGTCAGCTCCCCTTTGCTCTACTGACCTTCGCCTCGTTTCTGTAAAACCACCAAAACCAAAGAAATCTTCAAATATATCACTAAAGCTTGAAAAAATATCTTCAAAACCTTTGAATCCAGTAAAACCAGTTCCCCTGAGCCCTTCATGACCATATCTATCATAAATCGTCCTTTTTTCAGGATCTCTAAGTACTTCGTAGGCCTCAGAAGCCTCTTTAAACTTTTCTTCCGAATTTTTATCCCCAGGGTTTCTATCAGGATGATACTTTAGAGCCATTTTTCTATAGCTCTTTTTAATTTCCTCTCCAGAAGCGTTTCGAGGTACTCCTAATACTTCATAATAATCCTTCTTTATCATCTTTATCTACCTATTCCTTGGTTTCGCAAATCATCATTTGAGACAAAGTTATCATTGATCCTCTTTAGAAGTTTTTTGAATGAGCTTTCCAACCCTCACCTTAGCCGGTCTTATTAATAGATCGTTCATCTTATAACCTTTTTGGATTTCCTCTAATACAACATTATCATCCTTTTTGTTAGATACCGACAAAACCTCTACTGCTTCTCCAACATTCGGGTCAAATTCTTTACCAATAGTTTCTATAGGTTCTACACCTTCCGTCTTTAAAAAATTTGAAAATTGGTTATGGATCATCTTAATACCTTCGATAAGGGAGTTAATGTCCCCTGTCTTTTTGGCAGAATCAACAGCTCTATCAAGATTGTCCATTATCTCAAGGAACTTAGCAATAAATTTAGATTTTTCCCTTTCAACGCTTTTTATAGAATCTTTTTCTAATCGATTCCTGAAATTATCATTTTCTTTTTGCATTTTCTTAAAGGAATCAATATATTCCCTTAACTTTTTATCTTTGTTTTCAAGCTCTGTTTTTAACTGTTCCACGAAGGTAGGGTGTTTTTCCACTGGTTCTTTTGCTTCCTCCTCTCCTTCTCTCTTCTTTGCCCAAAAACGCTTATCACTAACCGAAAATTGAGATTTGTTGTTTTCTTCCTTGATATTTCTTCTCTCTTTTTTATCTTCCATAATCTCTCTCCAGATGAAAAAGCGTATAGTAAAATAAAAAATGACCTTTTTGAATACTAGTTAATATCTTTGCTCCTCAGTAATATTTTAAGAAGTAAATTATCCAGAAAACATACCAATATCTCTTTAGATAGCCAATGATTCAATTCAAGTTAAGACATTCTCTTTAATTTTTCGACTCTTTTCTCAATCGGAGGGTGGGTGCTAAAGAGATTCATTAATGATCTCGCAGATAAAGGATTCACGATAAACATATGGGCTGTTGATGGATTTGCTTCCATAGGAATCCTTTTCGAGGCATAGCTTAATTTTTCCAATGCATTTGCCAGACCCGCGGGATTTCCAGCTATCCTGGCTCCTGTAGAGTCTGCGAGATACTCTCTGGACCTCGATATAGCTAATTGAATTAAAGTAGCGGCTAAAGGAGCTAAAATAGCAACAACCAAAAACCCAAAAATCCCTCCATTATTATCATCATCGCTCCCTCTTCCTATCCCGCCAAAGATCGCTGCCCATCTTGCCCAGGAGGCAATCATCATAATTACCCCTGCCAGAGTAGCTGCAATAGAGCTTATCAGGATGTCTCTATTTTTAACATGGGATAATTCATGGGCCAAAACCCCTTCTAATTCTTCCCTGTTTAAAATTCTTTGTATTCCTTGAGTGACCGCTACTGCAGCATGATTAGGGTTCCTTCCAGTAGCAAAGGCATTCGGGGTTTCAGAGGGGATCGTATAGATTTTTGGTTTGGGTATATTGGCTTTCATAGCCAGCACTGATACAATTGAGTGTAATTCTGGTTCTTCGTGAGGAGTGACCTCTTTGGCTCTATACATTTTAAGCACGATTTTATCTGAAAACCAGTAGCTTCCAAAATTCATCATCATCGCGAATATAAAGGCAATAATCATTCCCTGTTGACCGCCAAAATACCTCCCTATAACCATTATCAGCGCTGTTAAGCAGATAAGGAGTATACCCGTTTTAAAAGTATTGGTCATCTAAAACACCTCCAATTTTAAATCTAAACTTTAATATCTTTCCGTGGTTTATGAGGATTTAATCTTTCGAATTCTTTTAAAAGCTCTTTGGAATTCTCATCTAAATTTTTTGGTATCGAAATCTTCACAGTTATATATTGATCACCTCTTCCACCACCTTTGAGATGAGGGACCCCTTTACCATACAAGCGAAACTTTTGTCCATTTTGGGTTCCTGGAGGAATTTTCATAAGGCTTTGTCCATCTATTGTGGGAACCTCAATCTTTGCACCAAAAACAGCTTCACCAATGGTAATGGGGAGTTCAGTATATATATTATCACCCCTTCTCTCAAAAAGTGGGTGAGGATGGACCTTAGTAATAATATAAAGGTCGCCTAAACTACCACCATTTATCCCAGGTTCTCCTTTTCCAGCCAGTCTGACCTTTGAACCCGTATCAACACCAGCCGGTATTTTTACCCTTAATCTTTCATTTTTTAATACAGTGCCTTTGCCATTACAATTTTTGCAGGGTTCCATGTTTAAATATCCCGTGCCAAAGCATCTATTGCACGTTTGACTAAATCTTAGATGGCCTTTTGAGACATTGATTTGTCCGGAACCCCTGCAATCCGGGCAGGTTGATTTGCTACCACCCTCTTTTAAACCTGAACCACTACATTCAGAACAGCTTGCCTCTTTGTTTATACTGATATTTGTTGAGATCCCTTTCACAGCATCTATAAAACCGATTTCCATAGAATACTGAAGGTCTTTTCCCTTGGAAGGAGCGCGGGTTTTCGTTTTGGTCGTGGTTCCGAAAATATCTTCAACTATCGATCCAAATCCTGCAGATGAAAATGGGTTTTTAAAGTCAAAGCCACTGAAATCAAAACCTCCAAACTCTTGAGCCCATCTTTCACTATGACCGAACTGGTCATACTTCTTCCTCAACTCTTTATTTGACAGTACATGATATGCCTCTGAGATTTTTTTAAACTTCTCTTCTGCCTCTTTATTGTTTGGGTTAACATCAGGATGGTATTTTCGAGCTAATTTTTTATAAGCCTTTTTGATTTCAGTTTCAGTGGCATTTCTTTTAACGCCAAGTACTTCATAATAGTCTCTTTTTGTTGTTGTAGCCATAAGTTTAAATAAATTTTATTTAAAAGATCTTTTTTTGTTCCTCTGTTTTTAAAAGCCTTTTATTATTAAGAGGGAAGTCTTATTTTATCTCGACCTCTATTTTTTTCGTTTTTTTAATTTCAGTCTTAGGTAAAATTATTTCTAAAATACCATCTTTTAGTTTTGCCTTTGTCTTTGTGTGTTGAACAATATTTGGAAGAGTAAAGGACCTCTGAAAAGGACCGTAAGACATCTCCATGCGATGATAATTTTCCTCTGTTACCCGTTTTTCAAATCTTCTTTCTCCCTTTAAGAAAAGGGTATTGTCCTTTATCTCTATATCAATATCACTGATATCGATACCGGGAAGCTCAGCTTTGATTATCAGCTCTTCAGG from Nitrospinota bacterium encodes:
- a CDS encoding Gldg family protein, producing MNPKKGLLTNFLTKRSTRYGVNMLLMILIFLGIIIFIEAISVRHHKRIDLTEDSRYSLSQQSRQVLSSLQKDVKATAFYKEGQRDKDSIRDLLDQFVYHSKRFKFEFIDPDRNPVKANKYKIDSYGTIVVESNGRQEKVYMGDEEKITNAILKATSDKKKTIHFVKGHGENEILDFGKDGYSAAKMALEDENYYVKELFLLREEMPHDASLLVISGPKKDFFEPEIEKIETYIEKGGRVLFMIDPYTSSRIKEFLKKYSVILGDDIIVDVLSRLFGADYLTPVVSNYRYHPITKDFNIASFFPVSRSVEVDKEIKEGISAEILVSTGDGSWSETDKKSIEEGKPAFDDKKDRKGPIPVAAVVTIENKSKGEDDKKTRKASLVVFGDSNFANNTYFRLSGNGDLFLNTIGWLAEEGELIAIRKKRKNISPVVLTRFQGKVVFWSSVIFLPLTVLLIGAVVFQKRRKK
- a CDS encoding ABC transporter permease; translated protein: MRNIYPIFKKEVASYFSSPIAYIVITIFLLISGYLFYSGFAFFSLISLRSMGNPAILGKLNINEGVIKPLYGNMSIILLLMMPLLTMKLFSEEKKSGTIELLLTYPIKDLEAILGKFFACLLLFFFMLLSTALYPLLLILFAKPEIGPILSIYLGLFLMGTAFISLGILASSLTENQIIAATITFGTLFFLFLIGWASSFVGSSFGKILEHLSIMNHFTNFSKGIIDTKDIIFYINFTIFSLFLTSRSLESKKWRG
- a CDS encoding ATP-binding cassette domain-containing protein; the encoded protein is MIEVENLTKFYGAKPAIQDISFKVEKGEILGLLGPNAAGKTTTMRILTCFFPATSGSAKVAGFDVFKESINVRKRIGYLPENVPLYTDMSVSSYLNFVAQVKGVPLRNRKKSISRVIDHCGIGEFSRVIIGKLSKGYRQRVGLAQALLNDPEVLILDEPTIGLDPRQIIEIRNLIKNMAGEKTIILSTHILPEVSMTCQRVIIINQGKVVTIDTPENLNKKLRKSMELELSIEGQPDNIIKCLKDVKGVLSVTKKEDPHENVSSYLIESDKNLDIRKDLSKIIVQNNFGLLEMKSIDMSLEDIFIKLVTEEKGEY
- a CDS encoding DNA-directed RNA polymerase subunit omega, whose protein sequence is MMRKDRLSDAIKKIPNRFLFINVVVKRIHQLKKDNNIIKNDDISLEDRALEELIDGKLEISFKDKTKNQEEKK
- a CDS encoding DUF1844 domain-containing protein encodes the protein MNQEKNGDKGFKVTDRRFESISENERKKKDETIDKEQKKSEGTFEEEQKEKPPLPEVNFTNFILSLSTSVLLNFGDIPDPVSKEKKKDLNMAKQTIDIIGMLQEKTKGNLNKEEESLIESLLYDLRMRYVKESSQ
- the dnaJ gene encoding molecular chaperone DnaJ; protein product: MIKKDYYEVLGVPRNASGEEIKKSYRKMALKYHPDRNPGDKNSEEKFKEASEAYEVLRDPEKRTIYDRYGHEGLRGTGFTGFKGFEDIFSSFSDIFEDFFGFGGFTETRRRSVEQRGADLRYDLNISLEEAAFGKETEIAFEKYDECKTCNGSGAKKGTSPKRCPTCGGRGHVTTSQGFFSISRTCPHCRGEGTTIPNPCTQCKGRGLVKVKKNLTVKIPAGVDTGARLRLEGEGEAGLKGGPRGDLYIRINVEPHEFFHREGDDILCQATISFPQATLGDEIEVPTLNGPKKAKIPKGIQHGETIRLKRGGIQNLKGFGKGDQIIQFLIKTPTNLSRKEEDLLREFDGLERNKKTEEKGFFSRFKNN
- a CDS encoding nucleotide exchange factor GrpE; this translates as MEDKKERRNIKEENNKSQFSVSDKRFWAKKREGEEEAKEPVEKHPTFVEQLKTELENKDKKLREYIDSFKKMQKENDNFRNRLEKDSIKSVEREKSKFIAKFLEIMDNLDRAVDSAKKTGDINSLIEGIKMIHNQFSNFLKTEGVEPIETIGKEFDPNVGEAVEVLSVSNKKDDNVVLEEIQKGYKMNDLLIRPAKVRVGKLIQKTSKEDQ
- the htpX gene encoding zinc metalloprotease HtpX: MTNTFKTGILLICLTALIMVIGRYFGGQQGMIIAFIFAMMMNFGSYWFSDKIVLKMYRAKEVTPHEEPELHSIVSVLAMKANIPKPKIYTIPSETPNAFATGRNPNHAAVAVTQGIQRILNREELEGVLAHELSHVKNRDILISSIAATLAGVIMMIASWARWAAIFGGIGRGSDDDNNGGIFGFLVVAILAPLAATLIQLAISRSREYLADSTGARIAGNPAGLANALEKLSYASKRIPMEANPSTAHMFIVNPLSARSLMNLFSTHPPIEKRVEKLKRMS
- the dnaJ gene encoding molecular chaperone DnaJ translates to MATTTKRDYYEVLGVKRNATETEIKKAYKKLARKYHPDVNPNNKEAEEKFKKISEAYHVLSNKELRKKYDQFGHSERWAQEFGGFDFSGFDFKNPFSSAGFGSIVEDIFGTTTKTKTRAPSKGKDLQYSMEIGFIDAVKGISTNISINKEASCSECSGSGLKEGGSKSTCPDCRGSGQINVSKGHLRFSQTCNRCFGTGYLNMEPCKNCNGKGTVLKNERLRVKIPAGVDTGSKVRLAGKGEPGINGGSLGDLYIITKVHPHPLFERRGDNIYTELPITIGEAVFGAKIEVPTIDGQSLMKIPPGTQNGQKFRLYGKGVPHLKGGGRGDQYITVKISIPKNLDENSKELLKEFERLNPHKPRKDIKV
- a CDS encoding Hsp20/alpha crystallin family protein — translated: MAIRRGGPFRDLISLQERMNRLFEESLSSLGEKEEKLFPGTWSPAIDIYETPEELIIKAELPGIDISDIDIEIKDNTLFLKGERRFEKRVTEENYHRMEMSYGPFQRSFTLPNIVQHTKTKAKLKDGILEIILPKTEIKKTKKIEVEIK